The DNA region TTGCCACTCACGAGGTCAGTCCATCAGCTGATGCTGGGGCCGGGTCGGCAGCTGTGCCGCCAGTTCCTCGTCGTCCTCGCGCTCGTTCAGCCCCAGCTGCACGGCGCTGCGGATCTGCTCGCGGTTCTCCCGCACCACATGCGCGAAGAATTCGTCGATCCGCGGATCGGTCAGCACTTCGAGGATCACGCGCATCGCGGTGTCGATCACCGAACGCACCACTTCGTCGTGGAACGGCAGCTTCGAAAGCCGTCCGGCCTGCGGATCGTTCTTGAGTTTCTCGGCGATGATCCCCCGCAGCAGCGTCTGGTTCTCGCCGAGTGAGCGCGCGAGGTTCTGCGGATAGTTCCCGGTTTCCAGCACCTTCACGACCTCGTCGAGCACCGCGATCGTGATCGGCTTCTTGATCGCGAGCACGATCGGCCGCGAAAGGCGTTCGACCAGCCGCTGAGTGAACCGCTCCCCGAACGCGCGGTCCGCCGTACGCGCAAGCCGGACCAGGACCACGATGATCCGCAACAGCCGGAAGCCGCGCAGTGCCGGATGCGCGATGGGGATCATGCCGAGGATT from Amycolatopsis sp. EV170708-02-1 includes:
- a CDS encoding ion transporter gives rise to the protein MTTREQRRVNPLDLVMLVLAVFSVGLLAYVTFFPHSEETAHRVFVIDTTVCGIFALEFLWRWRRNGWEKRFPLRNWYEILGMIPIAHPALRGFRLLRIIVVLVRLARTADRAFGERFTQRLVERLSRPIVLAIKKPITIAVLDEVVKVLETGNYPQNLARSLGENQTLLRGIIAEKLKNDPQAGRLSKLPFHDEVVRSVIDTAMRVILEVLTDPRIDEFFAHVVRENREQIRSAVQLGLNEREDDEELAAQLPTRPQHQLMD